The following coding sequences lie in one Sinorhizobium fredii USDA 257 genomic window:
- the gfa gene encoding S-(hydroxymethyl)glutathione synthase — MESSIRIHPAVDGGLRPASPGFTGGTLVCDCTDRPVKVRIEGQIAHNHACGCTKCWKPSGTNFSIVAVVPHDKVTVLENGDKLQVVDPSALIQRHACRQCGVHMYGPVEREHAFQGLDFIHPERFQESGWAPPGFAAFVSSIIESGVDPSRMDDIRARLRELGLEPYDCLSPGLMDYVATWVAKKAGTLSS, encoded by the coding sequence ATGGAAAGTTCAATTCGCATTCATCCGGCAGTGGATGGCGGCCTGAGACCGGCCAGCCCGGGCTTTACCGGAGGCACGCTTGTCTGTGACTGCACGGACAGACCGGTCAAGGTAAGAATCGAGGGACAGATTGCCCACAACCACGCTTGCGGCTGCACCAAATGCTGGAAGCCCAGTGGCACCAATTTCTCCATTGTCGCGGTTGTTCCGCATGACAAGGTGACCGTGCTCGAGAACGGCGACAAGCTGCAAGTGGTCGATCCCTCCGCGCTCATTCAGCGGCACGCCTGCAGACAATGCGGCGTACATATGTACGGGCCCGTGGAGCGAGAGCATGCCTTCCAGGGGCTGGACTTTATACATCCCGAGCGCTTCCAGGAGTCGGGCTGGGCTCCGCCCGGCTTTGCAGCCTTCGTGTCTTCCATCATCGAATCGGGCGTCGATCCCAGTCGCATGGATGACATCCGGGCCCGTTTGAGGGAGCTTGGGCTGGAGCCCTATGACTGCCTGTCGCCTGGCCTGATGGACTATGTTGCCACCTGGGTCGCGAAGAAAGCGGGCACACTTTCCAGTTGA
- a CDS encoding S-(hydroxymethyl)glutathione dehydrogenase/class III alcohol dehydrogenase produces the protein MDVRAAVATEAGKPLEVMTVQLEGPRAGEVLVEVKATGICHTDDFTLSGADPEGLFPAILGHEGAGIVVDVGSGVTSVKKGDHVIPLYTPECRACPSCLSRKTNLCTAIRATQGQGVMPDGSSRFSINGEKLHHYMGCSTFSNFTVLPEIAVAKVNPDAAFDKICYIGCGVTTGIGAVINTAKVEMGATAIVFGLGGIGLNVIQGLRLAGADMIIGVDLNNDKKPWGEKFGMTHFVNPKEVGDDIVAYLVNMTKRGADQIGGADYTFDCTGNTGVMRQALEASHRGWGKSVIIGVAGAGQEISTRPFQLVTGRSWMGTAFGGARGRTDVPRIVDWYMEGKIEIDPMITHTMPLDDINKGFELMHSGESIRSVVIY, from the coding sequence ATGGACGTACGCGCCGCCGTCGCCACTGAAGCCGGCAAGCCTCTGGAAGTGATGACCGTTCAGCTCGAAGGCCCGCGGGCCGGCGAGGTGCTGGTCGAGGTCAAGGCCACTGGCATCTGCCACACCGACGACTTCACCCTGTCGGGCGCCGACCCGGAAGGGCTGTTCCCGGCCATCCTCGGCCATGAGGGCGCCGGCATCGTCGTCGATGTCGGCTCGGGCGTCACCTCGGTGAAGAAGGGCGATCACGTCATTCCGCTCTATACGCCGGAATGCCGCGCCTGCCCCTCCTGCCTTTCGCGCAAGACCAATCTGTGCACCGCCATCCGCGCCACCCAAGGCCAGGGCGTCATGCCGGACGGCAGCTCGCGCTTCTCGATTAACGGGGAGAAGCTGCACCACTACATGGGCTGCTCGACCTTTTCGAACTTCACCGTCTTGCCGGAAATCGCCGTCGCCAAGGTCAACCCGGACGCAGCCTTCGACAAGATCTGCTATATCGGCTGCGGCGTGACCACCGGCATCGGCGCGGTGATCAACACCGCCAAGGTCGAGATGGGCGCCACGGCGATCGTCTTCGGACTCGGCGGCATCGGCCTCAACGTCATCCAGGGACTCAGGCTCGCCGGCGCCGACATGATCATCGGCGTCGATTTGAACAACGACAAGAAACCCTGGGGCGAGAAGTTCGGGATGACCCATTTCGTCAACCCGAAGGAGGTCGGCGACGACATCGTTGCCTACCTCGTCAACATGACGAAGCGCGGTGCCGACCAGATCGGCGGCGCCGACTACACCTTCGACTGCACCGGCAACACCGGCGTCATGCGCCAGGCGCTCGAAGCCTCGCATCGCGGCTGGGGCAAGTCGGTGATCATCGGCGTCGCCGGCGCCGGCCAGGAGATTTCGACCCGGCCGTTCCAGCTGGTCACCGGCCGCTCCTGGATGGGCACCGCCTTCGGCGGCGCCCGCGGCCGCACCGACGTGCCGAGGATCGTCGACTGGTACATGGAGGGCAAGATCGAGATCGATCCGATGATCACCCACACCATGCCGCTCGACGACATCAACAAGGGCTTCGAACTGATGCATTCCGGCGAAAGCATCAGGAGCGTGGTGATCTACTGA
- a CDS encoding substrate-binding domain-containing protein: MAHRVHRTCRTLVSLAAAALMPLQAHSQSAGLGAAGELVDPETLRVCADPSNMPFSDKSGEGFEDKLAKMVAAATGRSSVAYTWFPSIPGFVRNTLGTNRCDIIMGYAQGDELVQNTNAYYRTSYVLIYRKDGDLAGVETLTDPKLVDKRIGVVHATPPSANMAAAKLMRKAKVYPLVVDTRTAPSMAEVMIRDMAAGVIDAAVIWGPMAGYYARKSKLDLAIVPLTREKGGSRMTYRITMGVRPSDQQWKRTLNTFIRDNQADINKLLLSYGVPLLDEQDERITQ; the protein is encoded by the coding sequence ATGGCACACCGCGTCCATCGGACCTGCAGGACCCTCGTCTCTCTGGCCGCGGCCGCGCTGATGCCATTGCAAGCGCATTCCCAGAGCGCCGGGCTGGGCGCCGCTGGCGAACTTGTCGACCCGGAGACGCTGCGCGTCTGCGCCGACCCGTCCAACATGCCCTTCTCTGACAAGAGCGGCGAGGGATTCGAAGACAAGCTCGCCAAGATGGTAGCAGCCGCGACAGGACGGAGTTCCGTCGCCTATACGTGGTTTCCCTCTATCCCTGGTTTCGTGCGCAACACGCTCGGGACCAATCGCTGCGACATCATCATGGGATACGCTCAGGGAGACGAACTCGTCCAGAATACCAACGCTTATTATCGCACCTCCTATGTGCTGATTTACAGGAAGGATGGCGACCTTGCCGGCGTAGAAACGCTGACCGATCCGAAGCTCGTCGACAAGAGGATCGGCGTGGTCCACGCGACGCCACCCTCGGCGAATATGGCGGCGGCAAAACTGATGCGCAAAGCGAAGGTCTATCCTCTGGTGGTCGACACGCGGACAGCGCCGTCGATGGCGGAGGTGATGATCCGGGACATGGCAGCAGGCGTGATTGACGCGGCCGTGATCTGGGGGCCGATGGCAGGCTACTATGCCCGCAAGTCAAAACTCGATCTGGCGATCGTGCCCTTGACCAGGGAGAAGGGCGGTTCGCGCATGACCTATCGGATCACGATGGGTGTGCGGCCGTCCGATCAGCAATGGAAACGCACGCTCAACACCTTCATCAGGGACAATCAGGCGGACATCAACAAACTCTTGCTCTCCTATGGTGTCCCGCTGCTCGATGAGCAAGACGAGAGGATCACTCAGTGA
- a CDS encoding c-type cytochrome, methanol metabolism-related, whose product MLPRFIISAFAAVLLPFAIGTARAEDSKEKAASVKEEDGKHFDAEGNPTFKIENGVVDWYTFNGYRRYHADCHVCHGPDGEGSSYAPALAKTTKNVDYGTFLSIVAEGRKSVVGGKEVVMPAFGDNKNVYCYLDDIYIYLRARAVGVAPRGRPPKKADKPEAATAYESSCMGG is encoded by the coding sequence ATGTTGCCACGCTTCATCATTTCGGCGTTCGCTGCGGTTCTCCTGCCGTTTGCAATCGGCACTGCCCGCGCCGAGGACAGCAAGGAAAAGGCGGCCAGCGTCAAAGAGGAAGACGGGAAGCACTTCGACGCCGAAGGCAATCCCACCTTCAAGATCGAGAACGGCGTCGTCGATTGGTACACGTTCAATGGATATCGCCGCTATCACGCCGATTGTCACGTCTGCCACGGACCCGATGGGGAAGGGTCCTCGTATGCGCCCGCCCTCGCCAAGACCACAAAGAATGTCGACTACGGAACATTCCTTTCGATCGTCGCCGAAGGACGCAAGAGCGTCGTCGGCGGCAAAGAGGTTGTCATGCCGGCGTTCGGCGACAACAAGAATGTCTATTGCTACCTCGACGACATCTACATCTACCTGCGCGCCCGCGCTGTCGGCGTTGCGCCTCGAGGTCGTCCGCCCAAGAAGGCCGACAAGCCCGAAGCGGCTACGGCCTACGAATCGTCCTGCATGGGGGGATGA
- a CDS encoding methanol/ethanol family PQQ-dependent dehydrogenase yields the protein MTAAGFLTAALAGSALANEELMTLSADAKNWAMPTGDYANTRYSKLKQINKDNVKDLQVKWTFSTGVLRGHEGGPLVIGDVMYVHTPFPNIVYALDLKNEGKMLWKYEPRQDPNVIAIMCCDTVNRGPAYGDGKIILYQADTTVTALDAKTGKVAWQVLNGEKKDGSLSESGTSAPMVVKDKVIVGISGAEYGVRGHITAYNLSDGKRAWRAYSTGPDSETLIDPEKTTHLGKPVGKDSGMNTWEGEQWKTGGGTTWGWYSYDPELNVIYYGTGNPSTWNPNQRPGDNRWSMTIFARDADTGMAKWAYQMTPHDEWDYDGVNEMILVDDMDIKGQPRDVLVHFDRNGFAYTLDRATGELLVAKKYDPTVNWATEVVMDPKSDQYGRPQVVDKYSPEHNGEDFNTTGICPTALGTKDQQPATYSPKTKLFYVPTNHVCMDLEPYKVSYTAGQAYVGATVNMYPTPNSHGGMGNFIAWDAAKGEIVWSKPERFSVWSGAVATEGDVIFYGTLEGYIKAVDTQGNELYKFKTPSGIIGNINTFEHGGKQYVAVLSGIGGWAGIGLAGGLLGAEGAAAWQQAVAGERAPTEESRSIATAGLGAVGGYAALAEYTTLGGQLTVFGLPD from the coding sequence ATGACCGCTGCTGGATTTCTGACGGCGGCTCTTGCCGGAAGTGCATTGGCCAATGAGGAACTGATGACCCTTTCGGCCGACGCGAAGAATTGGGCGATGCCCACGGGCGACTATGCGAACACCCGCTACTCGAAACTGAAGCAGATCAACAAGGACAACGTCAAGGACTTGCAAGTCAAGTGGACATTCTCGACTGGCGTGTTGCGTGGCCATGAAGGCGGCCCGCTCGTGATCGGCGACGTGATGTATGTCCATACGCCGTTCCCGAACATCGTCTATGCGCTTGATCTCAAGAACGAAGGCAAGATGCTTTGGAAATACGAGCCAAGGCAGGATCCGAACGTCATCGCGATCATGTGCTGCGACACCGTCAACCGCGGTCCGGCTTACGGGGACGGCAAGATCATCCTTTACCAGGCTGATACGACGGTCACCGCGCTCGACGCCAAGACCGGCAAGGTCGCATGGCAGGTCCTGAATGGCGAGAAAAAAGATGGGAGTCTGTCCGAATCGGGCACGTCCGCACCGATGGTGGTCAAGGACAAGGTAATCGTCGGCATATCCGGTGCCGAGTATGGTGTCCGCGGTCACATCACGGCCTACAATTTGAGCGACGGCAAGCGAGCCTGGCGAGCCTATTCGACGGGTCCTGATTCAGAAACACTGATCGACCCGGAGAAGACGACTCATCTCGGCAAGCCGGTGGGCAAGGACTCCGGGATGAACACCTGGGAAGGCGAGCAGTGGAAGACCGGCGGCGGAACCACATGGGGATGGTACTCCTACGATCCAGAGCTCAACGTTATTTATTATGGCACGGGGAACCCTTCGACCTGGAACCCCAACCAGAGACCTGGCGACAACCGTTGGTCGATGACGATCTTCGCGCGCGATGCCGACACGGGCATGGCCAAGTGGGCCTATCAAATGACGCCTCACGACGAGTGGGACTATGACGGCGTCAACGAAATGATCCTTGTCGACGACATGGACATCAAGGGGCAACCAAGGGACGTGCTCGTGCATTTTGACCGCAACGGCTTCGCCTACACCCTCGACCGTGCAACGGGTGAGCTTCTGGTTGCCAAGAAGTATGATCCCACGGTGAACTGGGCGACCGAGGTCGTGATGGATCCCAAGAGCGACCAGTATGGGCGTCCGCAGGTTGTAGACAAGTACTCCCCCGAACATAACGGCGAGGACTTCAACACCACGGGTATCTGCCCGACAGCGCTTGGAACGAAAGACCAGCAACCGGCGACCTATTCGCCAAAGACGAAGCTGTTCTACGTGCCGACAAACCATGTTTGCATGGACCTTGAGCCCTACAAGGTGAGCTACACCGCCGGTCAGGCCTATGTGGGCGCGACCGTGAACATGTACCCGACGCCCAATAGCCACGGCGGCATGGGTAATTTCATTGCCTGGGACGCGGCCAAGGGTGAGATAGTCTGGTCGAAGCCGGAGCGGTTCTCGGTGTGGTCAGGTGCGGTCGCAACGGAAGGCGACGTCATCTTCTATGGCACGCTTGAAGGCTACATCAAGGCGGTCGATACGCAAGGAAATGAACTCTACAAGTTCAAGACTCCTTCCGGCATCATCGGCAACATCAACACCTTCGAACACGGCGGCAAGCAGTATGTCGCGGTTCTGTCGGGTATCGGCGGCTGGGCAGGCATCGGACTCGCCGGTGGTCTCTTGGGCGCTGAGGGTGCTGCAGCGTGGCAGCAGGCGGTGGCCGGTGAGAGAGCTCCGACCGAAGAAAGCCGAAGCATCGCTACAGCAGGTTTGGGTGCGGTAGGCGGCTACGCCGCATTGGCCGAATACACGACGCTGGGCGGACAACTGACGGTATTCGGTCTTCCGGATTGA
- a CDS encoding ABC transporter ATP-binding protein produces the protein MQPVGAAVPLKVDITEKTFRSAEGVTIAALRELSFEVRQGEFACLLGPSGCGKTTTLRILLGLDRQFSGSYQLPEGGSNRIAVVFQEPVLLPWRTVEQNARLALSPRLRDKDLDWLFDILGLSAMRSLYPSELSLGLARRAALARAFATEPAILFLDEPFASLDERTADRLRRLLMTVWAARPTTALMVTHNLREALLLADRIVVLSPRPAHVLGIFDVGLVRHLRDAPSLDHLVADFHKRFPDGV, from the coding sequence ATGCAACCCGTTGGCGCCGCCGTTCCGCTTAAAGTCGACATTACCGAGAAGACCTTCCGCTCGGCGGAGGGCGTCACGATTGCCGCACTGCGCGAACTTTCCTTCGAGGTCAGGCAGGGTGAATTCGCCTGTCTGCTCGGCCCGTCAGGCTGCGGCAAGACCACCACCCTGCGAATTCTGCTGGGTCTCGATCGGCAGTTTTCGGGCAGTTATCAGTTGCCCGAAGGCGGCTCCAATCGCATTGCTGTGGTCTTTCAGGAGCCCGTCCTTCTCCCCTGGCGGACGGTGGAGCAGAACGCACGCCTGGCTCTGTCTCCGCGCCTCAGGGACAAGGATCTGGACTGGCTGTTCGACATTCTGGGCCTCTCCGCGATGCGGTCGCTCTACCCTTCGGAGCTTTCGCTTGGCCTTGCGCGCCGCGCCGCGCTGGCACGAGCCTTCGCCACGGAACCCGCAATTCTCTTTCTGGACGAGCCGTTCGCCTCGCTCGATGAGCGAACCGCCGACAGACTCCGTCGTCTTCTGATGACCGTGTGGGCGGCCAGACCCACCACTGCCCTGATGGTGACTCACAATTTGCGTGAGGCCCTACTACTTGCCGATCGCATTGTCGTGCTGTCCCCGCGCCCCGCGCATGTGCTGGGCATCTTCGACGTGGGCCTCGTGCGCCATTTGCGCGATGCGCCGTCGCTGGACCATCTTGTCGCGGACTTTCACAAGAGGTTTCCGGACGGGGTTTGA
- a CDS encoding ABC transporter permease, which produces MLCLLWSLAAGIWPSRAFPPPLEVWRVLLKEAASGDLGFHLAMTLWRVAAAYVVAMIVGSVIGVLLGMHRRADSFFNPWLVLFLNLPALVVIVLAYIWFGLTEAAAIGAVAINKIPNVVVTMREGARALEPRFAELATVYRLGPLDQIRHILVPQLQPYFAAASRSGIALIWKIVLVVELLGRSSGVGFQIYLYFQIFDVAAILAYTLAFVAIMLLIEFLLVQPVERHATRWRRRSA; this is translated from the coding sequence ATGCTATGCCTGCTCTGGAGCCTTGCGGCAGGAATCTGGCCGAGCCGTGCCTTTCCGCCACCGCTCGAGGTCTGGCGAGTGCTTCTCAAGGAGGCGGCGAGCGGCGACCTTGGCTTTCATCTGGCAATGACACTCTGGCGGGTCGCGGCCGCCTACGTCGTCGCCATGATCGTCGGGTCGGTGATCGGCGTCCTGCTCGGCATGCACCGGCGGGCGGATTCCTTCTTCAATCCGTGGCTCGTGCTCTTTCTCAACCTGCCGGCACTGGTCGTCATCGTGCTCGCCTACATCTGGTTCGGCCTGACGGAGGCCGCCGCAATCGGCGCCGTTGCCATCAACAAGATACCCAATGTCGTCGTCACCATGCGCGAGGGGGCGCGTGCACTCGAACCCCGTTTCGCCGAACTGGCCACGGTCTACCGGCTGGGGCCGCTCGACCAAATTCGCCACATCCTGGTGCCGCAGCTGCAGCCTTACTTCGCCGCCGCCTCGCGTTCCGGCATTGCGTTGATCTGGAAGATCGTGCTCGTCGTGGAATTGCTTGGCCGCTCCAGCGGTGTCGGCTTTCAGATCTATCTCTACTTTCAGATATTCGATGTTGCCGCCATCCTTGCCTACACGCTGGCCTTCGTGGCTATCATGCTGTTGATCGAATTCCTTCTGGTGCAGCCAGTTGAACGACATGCAACCCGTTGGCGCCGCCGTTCCGCTTAA
- a CDS encoding ABC transporter substrate-binding protein encodes MNISRRALCGVALLAAANPLGLHVLASPSAPKIRVGVLKFGTVNWELDTIKHNKFDAAHGIDVEVVYFAGEDATNVAMLAGDLDIIVSDWLWVSRQRSQGEDLTLAPYSTAVGAIMVKEDAAIRQITDLVGKKIGVAGGSLDKSWLLIQGLAQRDHKIDLTRESDVVFGAPPLLSEKALSGELDAVLNFWHFCARLEAKGFRRLIGADEAAKALGASGPVSALGYVFHDKWANENPDAAMSFVKASADAKKLLARSDAEWQRLAPIVRAEGRELDVLRDRYRQGIPGRPVAEEESDAAKLYEILAELGGEKLVGAARQMAPGTFWAALKT; translated from the coding sequence ATGAACATATCGCGGCGTGCGCTTTGCGGGGTGGCCTTGCTGGCCGCTGCAAATCCTCTGGGCCTCCATGTCTTGGCAAGTCCATCCGCTCCGAAGATACGGGTGGGTGTCCTGAAGTTCGGCACGGTGAATTGGGAACTCGATACCATCAAGCACAATAAATTCGATGCGGCTCATGGCATCGACGTGGAAGTCGTCTATTTCGCCGGCGAGGACGCCACTAACGTGGCCATGCTTGCGGGCGATCTCGACATCATCGTTTCCGACTGGTTGTGGGTGTCGCGCCAGCGTTCGCAAGGAGAGGATCTGACGCTCGCACCTTACTCGACCGCCGTTGGCGCGATCATGGTCAAAGAGGACGCGGCAATTCGTCAAATCACCGATCTCGTGGGGAAGAAAATCGGCGTGGCCGGTGGATCGCTCGACAAGAGCTGGCTTCTGATCCAGGGACTTGCACAGCGCGACCACAAGATCGATCTGACCAGGGAAAGCGACGTCGTTTTCGGCGCGCCGCCGCTGCTGTCGGAAAAGGCTCTCTCAGGAGAACTCGACGCCGTCTTGAACTTTTGGCATTTCTGTGCGCGGCTCGAGGCAAAAGGCTTTCGCCGCCTGATCGGTGCCGACGAGGCGGCCAAGGCGCTCGGGGCATCGGGGCCGGTCTCGGCGTTGGGCTATGTATTCCACGACAAATGGGCGAACGAAAACCCGGATGCGGCGATGAGCTTTGTCAAGGCAAGCGCAGACGCAAAGAAACTCCTGGCTCGATCCGACGCCGAATGGCAGCGTTTGGCGCCGATTGTGCGCGCCGAGGGCAGGGAACTCGATGTGCTGCGCGATCGCTATCGTCAAGGCATCCCAGGTCGGCCTGTCGCCGAAGAGGAAAGCGATGCCGCCAAGCTGTACGAGATTCTTGCGGAACTGGGCGGGGAGAAGCTCGTCGGCGCAGCGCGGCAGATGGCTCCCGGGACGTTCTGGGCTGCATTGAAGACATGA
- a CDS encoding COG3904 family protein produces the protein MRIDDLFKALMRLDDGVLMRGAFFTLLSAAAVFLLIDVRDLTAMNAELPGFDPMHQNQPILPPALTDGMPNAPPVRPASPNEVLRQPMKFELTSGGVLLAEGTMDPGAGARFAQELEARGEYVTTVALNSPGGSVDDALAISKLIRDKKLNTKVASKALCASSCPIVFAGGLGRVAEKDAVVGVHQVFNGSTVRPTAEQAMSAAQSTTARVARHLDAMGIGAGLWINALETPPDRLYYLTAKEMADFRLTTEPVATAKKKG, from the coding sequence ATGAGGATCGATGACCTGTTCAAGGCGCTGATGCGGCTCGACGACGGTGTGTTGATGCGCGGCGCCTTCTTCACGTTGCTATCGGCCGCGGCGGTCTTCCTGCTGATCGACGTGCGCGACCTCACCGCCATGAACGCCGAACTGCCGGGTTTCGACCCGATGCATCAGAACCAGCCCATCCTGCCTCCCGCGCTGACCGACGGGATGCCCAACGCTCCGCCGGTACGACCCGCAAGCCCAAATGAGGTGCTGCGCCAGCCGATGAAATTCGAACTCACGTCTGGCGGCGTATTGCTCGCCGAAGGCACCATGGACCCCGGGGCGGGTGCGCGCTTCGCCCAGGAGCTCGAAGCGCGCGGCGAATATGTGACGACGGTGGCGCTCAACTCCCCGGGCGGCTCGGTGGACGACGCGCTCGCCATTTCGAAACTGATCCGCGACAAGAAGCTCAATACCAAAGTGGCGTCAAAAGCCCTCTGCGCGTCCTCCTGCCCGATCGTCTTTGCCGGTGGCCTGGGGCGCGTGGCCGAAAAGGATGCGGTGGTCGGCGTGCACCAGGTTTTCAATGGCAGCACGGTCCGGCCGACGGCAGAGCAGGCCATGTCGGCCGCGCAATCCACCACCGCCCGGGTCGCGCGGCATCTTGATGCAATGGGTATCGGCGCCGGGCTGTGGATCAATGCTCTCGAAACACCGCCGGACCGGCTCTACTATCTGACGGCGAAGGAGATGGCCGATTTCAGGCTGACAACGGAGCCGGTCGCCACCGCCAAGAAAAAAGGCTGA
- a CDS encoding alpha/beta fold hydrolase — protein sequence MRMTLLSSPEDGNTAITAYLNLPTHRLHYRIDGADTSAPWLVFCNSLGTDVHMWDPQIAELSQHFRVLRYDCRGHGRSSPPPPPPYALSDLGNDVIALLDALKIERAHFCGLSIGGLTGQWLGVNASHRFDRIAVCATAARIGTAESWMARIEAVKADGLASLIAATAERWFTPEFRTVEPGVVQKVLDSFVATTVDGYNGCCGSGRRRPARGPPTNRQSSTCHIR from the coding sequence ATGCGCATGACCCTGCTATCCTCGCCGGAAGACGGCAACACCGCCATCACGGCATATTTGAATCTTCCCACCCACCGCCTCCATTACCGGATCGATGGTGCCGACACTTCCGCACCATGGCTCGTCTTCTGCAATTCGCTGGGCACCGACGTGCACATGTGGGATCCGCAGATCGCTGAACTGTCGCAGCATTTTCGCGTGCTGCGCTACGATTGTCGTGGTCACGGCAGGTCTTCGCCGCCGCCGCCGCCGCCCTATGCGCTGTCCGACCTTGGCAACGACGTCATCGCCCTGCTCGACGCGCTGAAGATCGAGCGTGCGCATTTCTGCGGTTTGTCGATCGGCGGCCTGACCGGGCAGTGGCTGGGTGTCAACGCCAGTCACCGCTTCGATAGGATCGCGGTCTGCGCGACGGCGGCCCGGATCGGCACTGCCGAGAGTTGGATGGCACGCATCGAAGCGGTTAAAGCGGATGGCCTAGCGAGCTTGATCGCAGCCACGGCTGAACGCTGGTTCACGCCAGAGTTCCGTACGGTCGAGCCCGGTGTAGTCCAGAAGGTGCTCGACAGTTTTGTTGCGACAACCGTGGATGGCTATAACGGCTGCTGCGGCTCTGGCAGGCGCCGACCTGCGCGAGGACCTCCAACGAATCGCCAATCCTCTACTTGCCATATCCGGTGA
- a CDS encoding MFS transporter, whose product MRTIDVNEAIDNNPFGSFQWMVVGLCALLLIVDGYDVFVAGTVLPTLIAEWGLSKPEAGALQAWALFGMMFGALFFGPLADRIGRKKGIAISFLLFTVATLLTGFASSPVEFKVFRFLAGLGCGGLMPNAVALMNEYAPKRLRGTMVALMFSGYSVGGMVAASVGIGMIPQYGWKPMFFIAAIPLLMLPFILWRLPESLGFLIRQGRQEQAKEIYAKIAPSSRLGSGDKLVFNETKGASASVIELFRHQRTLRTLMLWVAFFCCLLLVYLLSSWLPTVLQEAGYAEKASLLSLFSLNFGGMAGAIAGGWLGDRFGLPKVVVGFFIAGALSIALIGLNASPALLFLMVFVAGGTTIGTQILLYASVAQLYNLSVRSTGLGWASGVGRIGAIVGPTLGGLLLAQEYPLQQNFLIFSIPAAISALAMLVFAVSNARRVEEPQPVTA is encoded by the coding sequence ATGCGCACTATCGACGTGAATGAAGCCATAGACAACAATCCCTTCGGGAGCTTTCAATGGATGGTGGTCGGGCTGTGCGCCTTGCTGCTGATCGTCGACGGTTATGACGTCTTCGTTGCCGGCACCGTGTTGCCGACTCTGATTGCGGAATGGGGGCTGAGCAAGCCGGAGGCCGGCGCATTGCAGGCGTGGGCGCTGTTCGGCATGATGTTCGGCGCCCTCTTTTTCGGCCCGCTGGCCGACAGGATCGGGCGCAAGAAGGGCATTGCGATCAGCTTCCTGCTCTTCACCGTCGCCACCCTTCTGACCGGCTTCGCCTCGTCGCCGGTTGAATTCAAGGTGTTCCGTTTCCTCGCCGGTCTCGGCTGCGGCGGGCTGATGCCGAACGCCGTAGCGCTGATGAACGAATACGCCCCCAAGCGCCTTCGCGGCACGATGGTCGCGCTGATGTTCTCCGGCTATTCGGTCGGCGGCATGGTTGCGGCCAGCGTCGGCATCGGCATGATCCCGCAATACGGCTGGAAGCCGATGTTCTTCATCGCCGCGATCCCGCTGCTGATGCTTCCGTTCATCCTGTGGAGGCTGCCTGAATCGCTCGGTTTCCTCATTCGGCAAGGGCGGCAGGAGCAAGCAAAGGAGATTTACGCCAAGATCGCCCCGTCCTCGCGTCTGGGAAGCGGCGACAAGCTGGTCTTCAACGAGACCAAGGGTGCTTCGGCATCGGTCATCGAACTGTTTCGTCACCAGCGCACGCTGCGTACGCTCATGCTGTGGGTGGCATTCTTCTGCTGCCTGCTGCTCGTCTATCTGCTGTCTTCTTGGCTACCGACGGTCCTGCAGGAAGCCGGCTATGCGGAGAAGGCCAGCCTCTTGAGCCTCTTCTCGCTCAATTTCGGCGGCATGGCAGGGGCAATCGCAGGCGGCTGGCTCGGTGACCGGTTTGGGCTGCCGAAGGTCGTGGTCGGCTTCTTCATTGCCGGCGCATTGTCGATTGCGCTGATCGGTCTGAATGCGTCGCCGGCGTTGCTGTTCCTGATGGTCTTCGTCGCCGGCGGCACGACAATCGGCACGCAGATCCTGCTCTATGCCAGCGTTGCCCAGCTTTACAACCTCTCGGTGCGCTCCACCGGTCTGGGTTGGGCCTCGGGCGTCGGCCGCATCGGGGCGATCGTGGGTCCGACGCTGGGCGGCTTGCTGCTGGCGCAGGAATATCCGCTCCAGCAGAACTTCCTGATCTTCTCCATTCCGGCGGCGATTTCCGCATTGGCGATGCTGGTCTTCGCGGTGAGCAATGCGCGCCGCGTAGAGGAACCGCAACCGGTGACAGCGTAG